A region of Curvibacter sp. AEP1-3 DNA encodes the following proteins:
- the ccoS gene encoding cbb3-type cytochrome oxidase assembly protein CcoS, with protein MDILYLLVPLSVVLVFFILAGLWWAIDRGQFEDIESEGERILREP; from the coding sequence ATGGACATCTTGTATTTGTTGGTTCCCCTGTCGGTGGTGCTGGTGTTTTTCATTCTGGCAGGTCTCTGGTGGGCCATTGACCGCGGCCAGTTCGAGGACATCGAATCCGAGGGTGAGCGCATTTTGCGCGAACCCTGA
- the ccoN gene encoding cytochrome-c oxidase, cbb3-type subunit I, whose translation MAFPNQQATVYNDTVVRQFAIMTVVWGVVGMLVGVIIAAQLAWPELNFGIPWLTYGRLRPLHTNAVIFAFGGCGLFASAYYVVQRTCHVRIFSDKLAAFTFWGWQLVILAAAISLPLGYTSGKEYAELEWPIDILITLVWVSFAVVFFGTVGTRKVKHIYVANWFFGAFIIAVAILHLVNSAAIPAGFMKSYSAYAGVQDAMVQWWYGHNAVGFFLTAGFLGMMYYFIPKQAERPVYSYRLSIVHFWALIFTYMWAGPHHLHYTALPDWTQSVGMVFSLILLAPSWGGMINGVMTLSGAWHKLRDDPILRFLIVSLSFYGMSTFEGPMMSIKTVNALSHYTDWTVGHVHSGALGWVGLVTMGSMYYLIPRLFGRKQMYSVKAIELHFWTATIGIVIYIAAMWIAGVMQGLMWRAINPDGTLTYTFVESVKATYPFYVLRLLGGLLYLGGMLIMLWNTLMTATAGRANTVAIPAAAHA comes from the coding sequence ATGGCATTTCCAAATCAGCAGGCGACGGTGTACAACGATACCGTTGTGCGCCAGTTCGCCATCATGACCGTGGTCTGGGGGGTGGTCGGCATGTTGGTGGGCGTGATCATCGCCGCCCAACTCGCCTGGCCCGAACTCAACTTCGGTATTCCGTGGCTCACCTACGGGCGCTTGCGCCCGCTGCATACGAATGCAGTGATTTTTGCGTTCGGCGGTTGCGGCTTGTTCGCTTCTGCCTATTACGTCGTGCAGCGCACCTGTCACGTGCGCATCTTCAGCGACAAGCTGGCCGCATTCACCTTCTGGGGTTGGCAGCTGGTGATCCTGGCAGCAGCCATTTCTCTGCCATTGGGTTACACCTCCGGCAAGGAATACGCGGAGCTGGAATGGCCGATTGACATCCTGATCACACTGGTCTGGGTGTCGTTCGCGGTGGTGTTTTTCGGAACCGTCGGAACCCGCAAGGTCAAGCACATCTATGTAGCCAACTGGTTCTTTGGTGCGTTCATCATTGCGGTGGCCATCCTCCACTTGGTGAACAGTGCAGCGATCCCCGCGGGCTTCATGAAATCGTATTCCGCCTACGCTGGTGTGCAAGACGCCATGGTTCAGTGGTGGTACGGCCACAATGCTGTGGGCTTCTTCCTGACCGCCGGCTTCCTGGGCATGATGTACTACTTCATTCCCAAGCAGGCAGAACGGCCTGTGTACAGCTACCGCCTGTCCATCGTCCACTTCTGGGCGCTGATCTTCACTTACATGTGGGCGGGTCCACACCACTTGCATTACACCGCCTTGCCGGACTGGACCCAGTCTGTCGGCATGGTGTTCTCCCTGATTCTGTTGGCACCCAGCTGGGGCGGCATGATCAACGGCGTAATGACCCTGAGCGGCGCATGGCACAAACTGCGTGACGACCCCATCCTTCGCTTCCTGATCGTGTCCTTGTCCTTCTACGGCATGTCCACTTTCGAGGGCCCCATGATGTCCATCAAGACCGTGAACGCCCTGAGCCATTACACCGACTGGACTGTGGGCCACGTGCACTCCGGCGCCTTGGGTTGGGTGGGTCTGGTGACCATGGGTTCCATGTACTACCTGATTCCCCGCCTGTTCGGCCGCAAGCAGATGTACAGCGTCAAAGCGATTGAGTTGCACTTCTGGACTGCCACTATCGGTATCGTGATTTACATCGCTGCCATGTGGATTGCCGGTGTGATGCAAGGCCTGATGTGGCGCGCCATCAACCCTGACGGCACCTTGACCTACACCTTCGTGGAGTCGGTGAAAGCGACCTACCCCTTCTATGTGTTGCGCTTGTTGGGCGGCCTGCTGTACCTCGGCGGCATGCTGATCATGCTCTGGAACACCCTGATGACTGCTACTGCAGGACGCGCCAATACCGTGGCCATTCCCGCAGCAGCCCACGCTTAA
- the ccoO gene encoding cytochrome-c oxidase, cbb3-type subunit II yields MANEKSTSGLSHEKIETSNFLMIVLILLVLLAGGMVEIVPLFFQKSTTEPLQGIQPYTALQLAGRDVYIREGCYNCHSQMIRPFRAETLRYGHYSVAGESVYDHPFQWGSKRTGPDLARVGGKYSDEWHRIHLTNPRDVVPESNMPAYPWLEKNLVDAESLPSHLRALRKVGVPYTDEQIAKASEEVKGKTELEATIAYLQVLGLALK; encoded by the coding sequence ATGGCAAACGAAAAAAGTACATCCGGTCTGTCGCACGAGAAGATCGAGACCAGCAACTTTCTGATGATCGTGCTGATCCTGCTGGTGTTGCTGGCAGGCGGTATGGTGGAAATTGTTCCGCTGTTCTTCCAGAAATCCACCACAGAGCCCCTCCAGGGCATCCAGCCCTACACCGCCTTGCAATTGGCCGGGCGTGATGTGTACATCCGTGAAGGTTGCTACAACTGCCACTCGCAGATGATCCGCCCCTTCCGGGCCGAGACACTGCGTTACGGCCACTACTCCGTGGCAGGCGAGTCGGTGTATGACCACCCCTTCCAGTGGGGCAGCAAGCGTACCGGTCCGGACCTGGCCCGTGTGGGCGGCAAGTACAGCGATGAATGGCATCGCATTCACTTGACCAACCCACGTGATGTGGTGCCTGAGTCCAACATGCCGGCCTACCCTTGGTTGGAGAAAAACCTGGTGGATGCCGAGTCCCTGCCATCGCACCTGCGCGCCTTGCGCAAAGTGGGTGTGCCTTACACCGACGAGCAGATCGCCAAGGCCTCGGAAGAAGTCAAGGGCAAGACCGAGCTGGAAGCCACCATCGCTTACCTGCAGGTTCTGGGCCTGGCACTGAAGTAA
- a CDS encoding cbb3-type cytochrome oxidase subunit 3 — MDIDVNNLRSITTVISFVVFIAIVRWAWSKSRSSDFQEAANLPFEQD, encoded by the coding sequence ATGGACATCGATGTCAACAACCTGCGCTCTATCACCACGGTTATCAGTTTCGTGGTCTTTATCGCCATTGTTCGCTGGGCCTGGTCCAAGAGCCGTTCCAGCGACTTTCAAGAGGCCGCCAACCTGCCTTTCGAGCAGGACTGA
- the ccoP gene encoding cytochrome-c oxidase, cbb3-type subunit III — protein MSDFTSNFWSVYVTAVTVIGIVACLFLLWFSGKAKAMTANDNTTGHVWDGDLREMNNPLPRWWVGLFVITIVFAGVYLAFYPGLGNSAGKLGWTSKGQLQAEIAKGEADIAPIYARFDSMTPEDMAKDPQAHAIGERLFMNNCSQCHGSDAHGSKGFPNLTDADWLHGGTPDKIIETLNQGRIGQMPPMAAAVGTADDVKNVANYVLSLSGSPNDSVRAALGKPKFAACAACHGADGKGNQALGAPNLTDDIWLHGYGENAIIAMVNNGKVNQMPAQAQKLSPAQIKVLASYVWGFSNTGAAK, from the coding sequence ATGAGTGACTTCACAAGCAACTTCTGGTCGGTCTACGTGACCGCCGTCACGGTCATCGGCATCGTGGCCTGTCTGTTCCTGTTGTGGTTCAGCGGCAAAGCCAAGGCCATGACCGCCAATGACAACACTACCGGTCACGTCTGGGACGGCGACTTGCGTGAAATGAACAACCCCTTGCCCCGTTGGTGGGTAGGCTTGTTTGTCATCACCATCGTGTTTGCCGGCGTGTATCTGGCCTTCTACCCCGGCTTGGGCAATTCCGCCGGCAAGCTGGGCTGGACATCCAAGGGCCAGCTGCAAGCCGAAATCGCCAAGGGCGAAGCCGACATCGCGCCCATCTATGCGCGCTTTGACAGCATGACGCCTGAAGACATGGCCAAGGACCCTCAGGCCCATGCCATCGGCGAGCGTTTGTTCATGAACAACTGCTCCCAATGCCACGGTTCGGACGCTCATGGCTCCAAAGGCTTTCCCAACCTGACCGATGCTGACTGGCTGCACGGCGGCACACCCGACAAGATCATCGAGACACTGAACCAGGGTCGTATCGGCCAGATGCCACCGATGGCAGCAGCCGTCGGTACCGCAGATGACGTGAAGAACGTAGCGAACTATGTGCTCAGCCTGTCGGGAAGCCCCAACGACTCGGTGCGCGCTGCTCTGGGCAAGCCCAAGTTCGCAGCTTGTGCAGCCTGCCACGGTGCAGACGGCAAGGGCAACCAGGCGCTCGGTGCACCGAACCTCACCGACGACATCTGGTTGCACGGCTATGGCGAAAACGCCATCATCGCCATGGTGAACAACGGCAAGGTCAACCAGATGCCCGCGCAAGCGCAAAAACTGTCTCCCGCGCAGATCAAGGTTCTGGCGTCCTATGTCTGGGGTTTCTCCAACACTGGTGCGGCCAAGTAA